A stretch of the Ammoniphilus sp. CFH 90114 genome encodes the following:
- a CDS encoding sensor histidine kinase, producing MIKKFLIERRSWILFFLSLQFLILFITYLDSSIPLYSIIYIVFLSLIVFTLFLVTRYVKETKFYRSLETWENSLDIKNLMDPTSPYEHLIYEAIVNQTDALKQSATQNSLILEQEKEELLAWIHEVKTPLTAMYLMIGRLDESKVKSSLMYEWLRVHLLLDQQLHQKRIHFIENDLYIENLHLPSIIHGEIRALQSICIQKGIGFDLELEVLSELSDAKWLSYIIRQLLTNAVKYCEASDITIRSFQQKDQTILEVEDRGRGIDPRDLPRIFDKGFTSTLQHHNHAATGMGLYLAQRAAQSLFIQMTVNSQLGVGTTFRLTFPKRNDFHQTTGM from the coding sequence ATGATCAAGAAGTTTCTCATAGAGCGACGAAGCTGGATTCTTTTCTTCCTCTCCCTTCAGTTTCTGATCCTCTTCATAACATATTTAGATTCTTCGATTCCACTTTATTCCATAATCTACATCGTCTTTTTATCTCTCATCGTCTTTACTCTCTTCCTGGTAACGCGTTACGTGAAAGAAACAAAATTTTACCGAAGTCTCGAGACTTGGGAGAACAGTTTAGACATTAAGAACTTAATGGATCCGACTAGTCCGTATGAACACCTGATTTATGAGGCGATCGTGAACCAGACGGATGCCCTTAAGCAATCGGCTACACAAAACAGCTTGATACTCGAGCAAGAGAAGGAAGAACTCCTAGCATGGATTCATGAAGTAAAAACCCCGTTAACTGCTATGTACCTGATGATCGGTCGTTTAGATGAATCAAAAGTAAAATCGAGTCTAATGTATGAATGGTTAAGAGTGCATCTCCTACTTGACCAACAGCTTCACCAAAAACGAATTCATTTTATTGAAAATGACTTATATATTGAAAATCTGCATCTACCTTCCATTATCCATGGTGAAATTCGCGCCTTACAATCTATTTGTATTCAGAAGGGAATTGGATTCGACTTGGAATTAGAGGTGCTTAGCGAACTGAGCGATGCCAAATGGTTATCCTATATCATTAGACAGCTGCTCACCAATGCGGTTAAGTATTGTGAAGCCTCCGATATTACCATTCGAAGTTTTCAACAAAAAGATCAAACCATCCTCGAAGTCGAGGACCGTGGAAGAGGGATTGACCCTCGTGACCTGCCGCGTATATTTGATAAGGGCTTTACTTCCACCCTCCAACATCATAACCATGCAGCCACCGGGATGGGGCTCTATTTGGCTCAGAGAGCCGCACAATCCTTGTTCATCCAAATGACGGTAAACTCTCAATTGGGGGTTGGAACTACCTTCCGGCTCACCTTCCCAAAGCGAAATGATTTTCACCAAACAACAGGCATGTGA
- a CDS encoding phosphatase PAP2 family protein codes for MYPFLSWMKSGDRQIFIIFNQKIRCRLFNRLMPMVTHLGGLTFSVCLFLVLFLLLRESRILLIEVPLALIISHILVQVAKRRWNRPRPYLREINIHVVENPLRDYSFPSGHSAAIFTWSTSIAFVIPWLALLFFILAILVAVSRMYLGLHYPLDVIVGALVGVSCAIGVHYFM; via the coding sequence ATGTATCCATTTTTATCGTGGATGAAGAGCGGTGATCGGCAGATCTTCATCATATTTAATCAGAAGATACGGTGCCGTTTGTTTAATAGATTGATGCCAATGGTTACTCATCTTGGTGGACTTACTTTTTCAGTTTGTTTATTCCTAGTGTTATTCCTTTTACTTAGAGAAAGTCGAATCCTACTGATAGAAGTTCCTCTTGCTCTGATTATAAGTCACATTCTAGTTCAGGTTGCAAAAAGAAGATGGAACAGGCCTAGACCCTATCTAAGAGAGATAAATATTCATGTTGTCGAGAATCCTTTAAGAGATTATTCTTTTCCTTCGGGACATAGTGCGGCAATTTTTACTTGGAGTACTTCCATTGCTTTCGTGATCCCATGGCTGGCCCTTTTATTCTTCATACTAGCCATTCTGGTTGCTGTTTCTCGCATGTATCTTGGGCTCCATTATCCTTTAGATGTTATCGTCGGTGCTTTAGTCGGAGTTAGTTGTGCGATTGGAGTACATTACTTTATGTAA
- a CDS encoding response regulator transcription factor, producing MFKILLIEDDATLFLEIKDRLTQWSYDVYGIQDFSNVFTEFSKITPDLVLIDIQLPKYDGFHWCRLIRSHSTVPILFLSSRDHPLDMVMSMQLGADDFIQKPFHFEVLIAKIQATLRRAYNYSNDQLVLKTWCGATINLEKNTISKDTVSIELTKNEILILKHLLDHKNKIVTREELMKNLWDDERFVSDNTLTVNVNRLRKKLEEIGLGQYIETKVGQGYIAKEEVALS from the coding sequence GTGTTCAAAATTCTACTTATTGAAGATGATGCAACTCTTTTTCTAGAAATAAAGGATCGACTAACTCAATGGTCGTACGATGTTTACGGTATTCAAGATTTTAGTAATGTCTTCACTGAGTTCAGTAAGATCACACCTGATCTTGTCCTTATCGATATCCAACTCCCAAAATATGATGGGTTTCACTGGTGCCGGTTAATTCGGTCTCACTCCACAGTTCCCATTTTGTTTTTATCCTCCCGGGATCATCCGTTGGATATGGTTATGTCTATGCAGCTTGGAGCCGATGATTTTATCCAGAAGCCCTTTCATTTCGAAGTTCTCATTGCTAAAATCCAAGCAACGCTTAGGCGAGCCTACAATTATAGTAATGATCAACTTGTACTAAAAACCTGGTGCGGGGCGACCATTAATTTAGAGAAAAATACCATCAGTAAAGATACCGTATCTATTGAATTAACAAAGAATGAGATACTAATACTTAAACATTTACTGGACCATAAAAATAAGATTGTGACACGTGAAGAGCTAATGAAGAATTTGTGGGATGACGAACGGTTTGTTAGTGATAATACTTTAACAGTCAATGTAAACCGTCTGAGAAAAAAACTGGAAGAGATCGGATTGGGTCAGTACATTGAAACAAAGGTGGGACAAGGCTATATTGCGAAAGAAGAGGTTGCACTTTCATGA
- a CDS encoding FtsX-like permease family protein, translated as MNIKQLILRSLKINIKHYYVYVFALIFSVALYFSFVNLQYDPALDEVKGSIKGAASLRAASILLVAIVLIFMMYANNLFIKRRGKEIGLLQLIGMTKSRIFQILSTENSILYFGSLSIGIFLGFCITRLVKLILFKITRVAAEATLDFSTQALVQTLVVFTAIFLLITFSNYIYIKKQNILSLFRMMSTTEGKRIRAALSGAEISIGVLGLVLISAGYLVSSQLFGGKFTATNELFLAMVFILASVIIGTYLFYKGSVSFIFHLIRKRKDGYLNVNEVLSLSTIMFRMKSNALLLTIITTVSALAIGLLSLSYISYYSAEKSAKNHVAADFSMTKPQDAERFKDALTSQNIPYQENMIEVVRVKANLEHILSTNLEGLNFDPKRFVISVISDTSVQNIDLKAQETVFTGASDLIDKFFSLKESGSVELEGHQEFIALDYLGLRKDYLLSMYFTDGGLPIAIVDDATFKKLKRDLDPEIQKESSQHIGIVIMEEDQLEKANTIFTKMTETKESPSYSRIEMSNQQKRNMGLIMFIVGFLGLTFLLTSGCILYFKQMSESEEERNSFTILRKLGFTQGDLIKGIQAKQGFNFGIPLIMGLLHSYFAVQSGWFLFGADLWIPMIVVMILYATLYSLFGLLSVQHYKQVIKEAL; from the coding sequence ATGAACATTAAACAACTCATTCTTCGCAGTCTAAAAATAAATATCAAACATTACTACGTTTATGTTTTTGCCTTAATATTTAGCGTTGCCTTGTATTTTTCCTTTGTCAACCTCCAATACGATCCCGCCTTAGATGAGGTAAAAGGATCCATTAAGGGGGCAGCTTCCCTACGCGCAGCCTCCATCCTGCTTGTGGCTATTGTTCTTATCTTCATGATGTATGCCAACAATCTGTTTATCAAGAGACGGGGTAAAGAAATTGGGCTGCTCCAACTCATAGGAATGACCAAGAGTCGCATCTTCCAGATCCTTAGTACAGAGAACTCAATTCTCTACTTTGGATCCCTAAGTATTGGTATATTCCTGGGGTTCTGTATAACACGATTAGTTAAGTTAATCTTATTTAAAATTACTAGAGTAGCTGCTGAAGCTACCCTTGATTTCTCTACTCAAGCTCTGGTGCAGACTCTAGTTGTTTTTACCGCGATTTTCCTATTGATCACGTTTAGCAATTACATCTATATTAAAAAGCAAAACATCTTATCCTTATTCAGGATGATGTCTACCACAGAGGGTAAAAGGATAAGAGCAGCGTTATCAGGAGCAGAAATCAGCATTGGTGTCCTGGGGTTAGTTCTGATTTCGGCTGGCTACCTCGTATCATCACAGCTTTTTGGCGGTAAGTTTACTGCAACCAATGAGTTATTTCTGGCTATGGTGTTTATTTTAGCATCCGTCATTATTGGAACCTATCTTTTCTATAAGGGTTCAGTCAGCTTTATCTTTCATCTCATTCGAAAGAGAAAAGACGGATACCTCAATGTAAATGAAGTGTTATCTCTGTCTACCATCATGTTCCGGATGAAATCAAACGCTCTTTTATTAACCATTATTACGACCGTTTCGGCTTTGGCCATTGGCTTGCTATCCTTAAGCTATATCTCCTACTACTCTGCAGAAAAATCGGCTAAAAACCATGTGGCAGCTGATTTTTCCATGACGAAGCCACAAGATGCTGAGCGGTTTAAGGATGCTCTTACCTCTCAAAACATTCCATATCAAGAAAACATGATTGAAGTGGTACGAGTCAAGGCTAATCTTGAACACATCTTAAGCACGAATTTGGAAGGATTAAATTTTGATCCGAAACGGTTTGTTATTTCTGTAATCAGTGACACATCGGTTCAAAACATCGATTTAAAAGCACAAGAAACGGTTTTTACAGGCGCTAGTGATTTGATCGATAAATTTTTCTCCTTAAAAGAATCCGGCTCTGTCGAGCTCGAGGGACACCAAGAATTTATAGCTTTAGACTACTTAGGTTTAAGAAAGGATTATCTCCTTTCCATGTATTTTACCGATGGGGGCCTGCCTATCGCGATAGTAGATGACGCTACTTTCAAAAAGTTGAAGAGGGATCTCGACCCTGAGATACAAAAAGAATCTTCCCAACACATTGGAATTGTCATCATGGAAGAAGATCAGCTTGAAAAAGCAAATACAATATTCACTAAAATGACAGAGACTAAGGAGTCACCCTCCTACTCCCGTATTGAAATGAGTAACCAGCAGAAAAGGAATATGGGGCTCATCATGTTTATTGTTGGGTTTTTAGGCTTAACCTTTCTCTTGACGTCAGGATGCATCCTATATTTCAAACAGATGAGTGAAAGTGAAGAAGAAAGAAATAGCTTTACAATCCTAAGAAAACTTGGTTTTACCCAGGGAGACCTGATAAAGGGGATACAAGCTAAACAAGGCTTTAATTTTGGAATTCCTTTAATTATGGGACTGTTACACAGTTATTTTGCCGTTCAATCAGGATGGTTTCTGTTCGGTGCGGATCTATGGATCCCCATGATTGTCGTGATGATCCTCTACGCGACGTTGTATTCTCTGTTTGGCCTATTATCGGTACAACATTATAAGCAAGTGATTAAAGAGGCACTCTAA
- a CDS encoding ABC transporter ATP-binding protein, translating into MNILEAQKIYKSYGNKWNRQEVLKGLDLSILKGEFVSIMGASGSGKTTLLNVLSSIDAASEGKIFIDGKEMTRMKEKQLAEFRKHHLGFIFQDYHLLDTLTVKENVLLPLSITKVSKSIANEKFRDVATLLGIYDVKDKYPNEISGGQKQRTSAARAFIHEPSLIFADEPTGALDSKSASDLLQRLSHLNQKRTTTIVMVTHDPVAASFGNRVIFIKDGQIYSQLHKGEESRTSFFQAIMKTQGVLGGVPYEH; encoded by the coding sequence ATGAACATTTTAGAAGCTCAAAAGATTTATAAAAGTTACGGAAATAAATGGAACAGACAAGAGGTATTAAAGGGGTTGGACCTTTCCATTCTAAAGGGTGAATTTGTCAGTATTATGGGGGCATCCGGCTCTGGAAAAACCACATTGCTCAATGTCTTGTCATCCATTGATGCAGCAAGTGAAGGAAAGATCTTTATCGATGGGAAAGAAATGACGAGGATGAAGGAGAAGCAATTAGCAGAATTTCGCAAGCACCATTTAGGATTTATCTTTCAGGACTACCATTTGCTTGATACTCTGACGGTCAAGGAAAATGTGTTATTACCACTCTCCATAACTAAAGTAAGCAAAAGCATTGCGAATGAAAAATTTAGGGATGTTGCCACATTGCTTGGTATCTATGACGTTAAAGATAAATATCCAAACGAAATTTCCGGTGGTCAAAAACAACGTACTTCAGCTGCCCGAGCCTTTATCCATGAGCCGAGCCTAATCTTTGCTGATGAGCCTACAGGCGCTCTGGACTCCAAATCTGCATCTGATTTACTACAGAGATTAAGTCACTTGAATCAGAAGCGAACCACTACCATTGTAATGGTCACGCATGATCCCGTAGCGGCAAGCTTTGGCAATAGAGTGATCTTTATTAAAGATGGGCAAATTTATAGTCAGTTGCACAAAGGGGAAGAATCACGCACCTCCTTTTTCCAGGCTATTATGAAAACCCAAGGCGTACTAGGCGGGGTTCCTTATGAACATTAA
- a CDS encoding glycosyltransferase: MYRTALILSEPYGGGHTKAAKAVSKLLKDWNYPILELGNYLHPRLSSHLTRGYLKTVQKAPWIWGKLYSSPITESQLIPYMYRKIYTTKLAALLLQTKPDVIIATHPLPAIAISSLRKYKIDLPLVGVVTDFHIHPSRSLADWNVLCIPSQVVPSWLDNTTGIVPTGIPVQPSFHTTLSKPLAKKNLNLDLSKPVVLWMGGSDGFLQDLEWVSMCSKDPSTQWLFVTGRNRKLFNTLQDNYRKYPHLQIYGYVDDISTLMDASDLLVTKPGGVTCSEAIHKGLPLLLTNGVTGQEEENRSFLLQQGLADYCASHEIKEKSQAMISNFDNLERIKWNMLRYKHSIQPNRIASTVEMFLGQNCIGHSPYH; the protein is encoded by the coding sequence TTGTACAGAACAGCACTTATCCTTTCCGAACCGTATGGTGGTGGTCATACTAAGGCTGCGAAAGCCGTTTCTAAGCTTCTGAAAGATTGGAATTACCCTATCCTGGAATTAGGCAATTACCTGCATCCCCGTTTATCTAGTCATCTCACTCGCGGATACCTGAAAACTGTACAGAAAGCTCCTTGGATATGGGGAAAATTGTATTCTAGTCCTATAACAGAGAGTCAACTTATTCCCTATATGTACCGTAAAATCTATACTACAAAGTTGGCTGCCCTACTTCTACAAACCAAGCCGGATGTCATAATTGCCACACATCCCTTGCCGGCTATCGCTATTAGTTCTCTTAGAAAATATAAAATTGATCTCCCCTTAGTTGGCGTTGTTACCGATTTCCATATCCATCCAAGCAGGTCCCTTGCCGACTGGAATGTGCTGTGCATTCCTTCACAGGTTGTTCCTTCATGGCTAGACAACACAACAGGGATTGTACCCACAGGAATTCCTGTTCAGCCTTCTTTTCATACCACACTGTCTAAACCACTCGCAAAGAAGAATCTAAATCTTGATCTTTCTAAGCCTGTTGTACTTTGGATGGGCGGAAGCGACGGTTTTCTTCAGGATTTAGAATGGGTTAGCATGTGTAGTAAAGATCCATCAACTCAATGGCTATTTGTTACGGGGAGAAATCGCAAGCTATTTAATACTTTACAAGATAATTATAGAAAATACCCGCACCTACAGATCTACGGCTATGTTGATGATATTTCAACCTTGATGGATGCATCAGACCTATTGGTTACCAAACCTGGAGGTGTTACGTGTTCTGAGGCTATTCATAAGGGACTCCCCCTTCTCCTTACAAACGGTGTAACTGGGCAGGAAGAGGAGAATCGTTCTTTTCTGTTGCAACAAGGACTTGCTGATTATTGCGCCTCGCACGAAATTAAAGAAAAGTCGCAGGCAATGATTAGCAATTTTGACAACCTGGAAAGAATCAAATGGAATATGCTAAGGTATAAACATTCTATACAACCTAATCGTATTGCTTCTACAGTTGAAATGTTCTTAGGCCAGAATTGTATAGGTCATTCACCTTATCACTAA